The following proteins are co-located in the Solea solea chromosome 21, fSolSol10.1, whole genome shotgun sequence genome:
- the dcun1d3 gene encoding DCN1-like protein 3, translated as MGQCVTKCKNPTSSLGSKSGDKESSSKSHHKKGSGGGGHKEEPNAPSSKATSELSNGTKALEVTVETPVISSVMGEPRKEEYLEGEKLSLMRIEELFYCYKDEQEDAILEEGMERFCNDLCVDPAEFRVLVLAWKFQAATMCKFTRKEFVDGCKAIQADSLKGIYSRFPCMLLEAQGEENFKDLYRFTFQFGLDAEEGQRSLQRDIAIALWRLVFTQDSPAILEEWLDFLSENPSSIRGISRDTWNMFLNFTQAIGPDLSNYSEDEAWPSLFDTFVEWELERRKREDQALMAKEEEGRSTDTECSPTTDRLETEGSRGSQTWGGH; from the exons ATGGGCCAGTGTGTCACCAAGTGCAAGAATCCAACGTCCTCACTCGGCAGTAAGAGTGGAGACAAGGAGAGCAGTTCCAAGTCCCACCACAAGAAAGGCAGCGGTGGTGGGGGCCATAAAGAAGAGCCCAACGCCCCATCCAGCAAAGCCACCAGCGAGCTGTCGAATGGCACCAAGGCCTTAGAAGTTACAGTGGAGACACCTGTCATTTCCTCAGTGATGGGGGAGCCACGCAAGGAGGAGTATCTGGAGGGCGAGAAGCTGTCCCTGATGCGCATTGAGGAGCTTTTCTACTGCTACAAGGATGAACAGGAAGATGCCATCTTGGAGGAAGGCATGGAGAGATTTTGCAACGACCTGTGTGTGGACCCAGCAGAGTTCCGTGTGCTTGTTCTTGCCTGGAAGTTTCAAGCAGCCACCATGTGCAAGTTTACAAG GAAGGAGTTTGTTGACGGCTGTAAGGCCATCCAGGCCGACAGCCTCAAAGGCATCTACTCGCGTTTCCCCTGCATGCTGCTGGAGGCCCAGGGTGAGGAGAACTTCAAGGACTTGTACCGCTTTACCTTCCAGTTTGGCTTGGACGCGGAGGAGGGACAGCGCTCTCTGCAGCGAGACATCGCCATTGCCCTTTGGCGCCTGGTTTTCACTCAGGACTCACCCGCGATCCTCGAGGAGTGGCTGGACTTCTTATCGGAGAACCCCTCAAGTATTCGGGGCATCTCAAGGGACACGTGGAACATGTTCCTCAACTTCACCCAGGCAATCGGGCCTGACCTGAGCAATTACAGTGAGGACGAGGCCTGGCCCAGCCTCTTCGACACCTTTGTGGAGTGGGAGTTGGAGCGCAGGAAAAGGGAGGATCAAGCACTGAtggcaaaggaggaggaggggaggagtaCTGACACAGAGTGTTCGCCTACAACAGACAGACTTGAAACAGAGGGAAGCCGCGGCTCACAGACGTGGGGGGGCCACTGA
- the lyrm1 gene encoding LYR motif containing protein 1, whose protein sequence is MTPCTRTTVLSLYMRVFRIARTWQAQSGCETETERKYILQEARSLFRQNQQLTDQESIKRCVEECEARIEIGLHYRNPYPRATYLPPLGLATQKGRRLRAQQRLRKQAKPIYLQSHDET, encoded by the exons ATGACGCCTTGCACACGCACGACAGTGCTGTCGTTGTACATGCGGGTGTTTCGCATCGCCCGAACCTGGCAGGCACAGAGTGGCTGTgagacagagactgagagaaAATACATACTTCAGGAGGCTCGCTCTCTGTTCAGACAAAaccagcag CTCACAGACCAGGAGTCAATAAAACGGTGTGTGGAAGAATGTGAGGCGAGGATAGAAATAG GTCTACATTACAGGAACCCATATCCAAGGGCT aCCTACTTACCGCCATTGGGCTTGGCAACTCAGAAGGGCAGGAGGCTGCGGGCACAGCAGCGCCTGAGGAAGCAGGCCAAGCCAATTTACCTACAGTCTCATGACGAGACCTGA